The following proteins are co-located in the Candidatus Poribacteria bacterium genome:
- a CDS encoding sulfite exporter TauE/SafE family protein: protein MGELIRGDAAFLAAVGAILFIAACLQGMSGFGFGMVAMSLLPFVISARTASVVVAFMALSNTLYLAWRVRRTIDFKLVSHLLIGSAVGVPIGVYALRVMPDDMLKRLIGLSILGYCIYLMVRKFRRRPPGPGLSLRWRVPVGLTAGMLGGAVNVGGPPVILYLYSQPWDRELIRATLIAYFVLTTILKVAFVSVGGLVTRDMAVYALGFPVIWAGGGLGLWLGRRLRQSHFDLFIAGSLALLGALLLIGG from the coding sequence GTGGGGGAACTCATACGCGGCGACGCCGCCTTCCTTGCTGCCGTCGGCGCGATTCTCTTCATCGCCGCCTGCCTGCAGGGAATGAGCGGGTTCGGATTCGGCATGGTCGCGATGAGCCTGCTGCCGTTCGTCATCAGCGCCCGGACGGCGAGCGTCGTCGTTGCGTTCATGGCGCTGTCGAACACGCTCTACCTCGCCTGGCGCGTGCGGCGCACCATCGACTTCAAGCTGGTGTCCCATCTTCTCATCGGTTCTGCTGTCGGCGTTCCCATCGGGGTCTACGCGCTGCGAGTAATGCCGGACGACATGCTGAAGCGGCTGATCGGGCTGTCGATCCTTGGGTACTGCATCTACCTCATGGTGCGGAAGTTCCGCCGCCGACCCCCAGGACCCGGTCTATCGTTGCGCTGGCGCGTTCCTGTGGGCTTGACGGCTGGCATGCTCGGAGGCGCGGTCAACGTCGGCGGACCCCCGGTCATCCTGTACCTCTACAGCCAGCCCTGGGACCGTGAGCTGATCCGAGCGACGCTGATCGCCTACTTCGTCCTGACGACCATCCTGAAGGTCGCGTTCGTCTCCGTCGGCGGGCTGGTAACGCGCGACATGGCGGTCTACGCTTTGGGGTTCCCGGTCATCTGGGCAGGCGGCGGACTGGGGCTCTGGTTGGGAAGACGGCTCCGCCAGTCCCATTTCGATCTGTTCATCGCGGGCTCGCTCGCCCTCCTGGGCGCTCTGCTTCTGATCGGCGGGTGA
- a CDS encoding zinc-binding alcohol dehydrogenase, with amino-acid sequence MPLRGHNMPNYATDPHRVLWLSPGTVAVEPFEPREPGDGEVLVRSEVSLISPGTERAFLLSLDNAKGTFPSTGGYSLVGTVIAQGKGVTKPAVGARIVCASSHASHATVRAERCVEVPSELPSETAAFFNLMAIAMQGIRKARIEIGESVVVFGAGLIGQCAMQLARASGATPVVALDLDAGRREHAAHVSADIAMDPKADGFESSLLDRVRSSANPPNGAPQVVIEATGYPDAILGAMSVAGWMARVVLLGSTRGETERVNFYRDVHKKGLVLLGAHASSIPGSESHPGHWTWVANVQLILRLLAAGRLNVTDLITDRVAAENAPSVYAKIAAWQPSVLGAILNWA; translated from the coding sequence ATGCCTCTTCGGGGACACAACATGCCGAACTACGCCACCGATCCGCATCGAGTTCTCTGGCTCTCGCCCGGAACCGTCGCCGTCGAGCCGTTCGAACCGAGGGAGCCCGGCGACGGCGAAGTGCTCGTCCGGTCGGAAGTCAGCCTCATCAGCCCCGGCACTGAGCGCGCATTTCTGCTCTCGCTCGACAACGCCAAGGGCACGTTTCCCTCGACCGGCGGATATAGCCTCGTAGGAACCGTCATCGCCCAAGGGAAGGGCGTAACGAAGCCTGCAGTCGGCGCTCGGATCGTGTGTGCATCGTCGCATGCGAGCCACGCGACGGTCCGCGCGGAGCGATGCGTCGAAGTGCCGTCGGAGCTTCCATCGGAGACCGCCGCCTTCTTCAACCTGATGGCGATTGCGATGCAAGGCATCCGCAAGGCGCGGATCGAGATCGGCGAATCGGTTGTCGTGTTCGGAGCCGGGCTCATCGGTCAGTGCGCCATGCAACTCGCGCGCGCCTCAGGAGCGACGCCGGTCGTCGCGCTCGACCTCGATGCGGGTCGGCGCGAACACGCGGCGCACGTCAGCGCCGACATCGCGATGGACCCCAAGGCAGACGGCTTCGAGTCCTCGCTGCTCGACCGCGTGCGGTCGTCCGCCAATCCGCCTAATGGCGCGCCACAGGTCGTGATCGAGGCGACGGGCTATCCCGATGCCATCCTCGGCGCGATGTCCGTCGCCGGTTGGATGGCTCGTGTCGTGCTCCTCGGCAGCACGCGAGGCGAGACCGAGCGCGTCAACTTCTACCGCGACGTGCACAAGAAGGGGCTCGTTCTTCTGGGAGCCCACGCCTCGAGCATTCCGGGCTCCGAATCTCATCCCGGACACTGGACCTGGGTCGCGAACGTGCAGCTCATTCTGCGTCTGCTCGCGGCGGGTCGGCTGAACGTCACCGATCTCATCACCGACCGCGTGGCGGCGGAAAACGCTCCATCGGTCTACGCGAAGATCGCCGCATGGCAGCCGTCCGTGCTCGGAGCGATCCTAAACTGGGCGTGA
- a CDS encoding nitrilase, with protein sequence MQCIRAAGTPQRRRHCGAIRGRRSLLEPIRYAAAACQVDQPNPEHRSDIARNTSRMVDMVRMAVEGYSPFLPVRLVAFPEFGHAAPIYATVSELLDKLAVTIPNEHTERYVALAREYDIYIQTGTFLERTDRWTDVVLNTTCLIGPEGILYKYRKVNPWIPWEVHASPHDISDFDDPIFPVADTPIGRIGAAICYDWLFPEAIRQLAANGAEVLIRVSAYMDPWGATPPMDWWTVVNRCRALENTAYVVAANQGAALRHYPPFSWPGGSMIVDFEGRLLAQAEPGSGEAIVVAPVDITALRHERQVRQGHQMLAHLRSECYPMYGQRYYPAGAASRGTLSVERNRAAIEEAKVGLSKRRR encoded by the coding sequence ATGCAGTGTATCCGCGCCGCCGGTACGCCGCAACGACGGCGACATTGTGGAGCCATTCGCGGCAGGAGATCGCTGTTGGAGCCGATCCGTTACGCAGCGGCAGCGTGCCAGGTCGACCAGCCGAACCCGGAGCATCGGTCCGACATCGCGAGGAACACGTCGCGCATGGTGGACATGGTGCGGATGGCAGTCGAAGGCTACTCGCCGTTCCTGCCGGTGCGCCTGGTCGCGTTCCCGGAATTCGGTCACGCCGCGCCCATCTATGCGACCGTGTCGGAACTGCTCGACAAGCTCGCGGTGACCATTCCCAACGAGCACACGGAACGGTATGTCGCGCTGGCGCGGGAGTACGACATCTACATCCAGACCGGGACGTTCCTGGAGCGGACGGATCGCTGGACCGACGTCGTGCTGAACACGACCTGCCTGATCGGTCCCGAGGGCATCTTGTACAAGTACCGCAAGGTGAATCCGTGGATTCCGTGGGAGGTGCACGCCAGTCCCCACGACATATCGGACTTCGACGATCCCATCTTTCCAGTCGCCGACACACCCATCGGCAGAATCGGCGCGGCGATCTGCTACGACTGGCTGTTCCCGGAAGCTATACGCCAACTCGCCGCCAACGGCGCCGAGGTCCTGATCCGCGTTTCCGCATACATGGATCCATGGGGCGCGACGCCGCCTATGGACTGGTGGACGGTCGTCAACCGCTGCCGGGCGCTCGAGAACACCGCCTACGTCGTAGCGGCGAACCAGGGAGCGGCGTTGAGGCACTATCCGCCGTTCTCGTGGCCCGGAGGCAGCATGATCGTCGACTTCGAGGGTCGTCTGCTGGCTCAGGCGGAACCGGGATCCGGCGAAGCGATCGTGGTCGCGCCAGTTGACATCACGGCACTGCGACACGAACGGCAGGTGCGCCAGGGACACCAGATGCTGGCTCATCTGCGGAGCGAGTGTTATCCGATGTACGGACAGCGTTACTACCCAGCCGGTGCTGCGAGCCGTGGCACGCTGAGCGTCGAGCGGAACCGGGCGGCGATTGAGGAGGCGAAGGTGGGCTTGTCGAAGCGGCGGCGATGA